The following proteins are co-located in the Thermococcus alcaliphilus genome:
- a CDS encoding cell division protein FtsZ: MRALIIGVGQCGTKIADLFALVNFEALAINTSKSDLEYLKHIPEERRILVGESLTGGKGVNANPVLGREAIKRDLPLVMKKISSMVGYSDVDIFFLTFGFGGGTGAGGSPVLAEALKEEYPDSLVVAIGALPLKEEGIRPTINAAITIDKLSKVVDSIIAIDNNKLKESAEDISKAYEKINYTIVERIASLLALIDVPGEQTLDASDLKFVLNAFGSFATVGYAKAEANKVKNISRLILKSFENEGLYLEANIESALYGLVAIHGPPELLKAKDIFEALEYLTRKIKGKQIFRGFYPDPREKEIEVVTLLSGIYESKSIEDIVVTAKKYAHAFMKAKEEAETKKKELLTGLPDFDDIYPGEVDERLG; the protein is encoded by the coding sequence GTGAGGGCTTTAATCATTGGAGTTGGCCAGTGTGGAACAAAGATAGCTGACCTATTCGCTTTGGTTAATTTTGAGGCACTGGCTATAAACACTTCCAAGAGCGATCTAGAGTATTTAAAGCACATTCCAGAGGAGAGGAGAATACTCGTTGGGGAAAGTTTAACTGGTGGAAAAGGAGTAAATGCCAATCCAGTACTGGGAAGAGAGGCTATTAAAAGGGATCTGCCATTAGTGATGAAAAAAATAAGCTCCATGGTCGGCTACAGCGACGTTGATATCTTCTTTCTAACATTTGGCTTTGGGGGAGGGACTGGAGCAGGCGGATCCCCAGTTTTAGCAGAGGCACTAAAGGAAGAATACCCCGATTCTCTTGTAGTTGCCATAGGCGCTCTGCCCCTGAAGGAAGAAGGCATAAGACCTACAATAAACGCGGCAATAACCATAGACAAGCTCTCTAAGGTAGTTGACTCGATAATAGCGATAGACAACAACAAGCTGAAGGAAAGTGCAGAGGATATATCCAAAGCTTATGAAAAGATAAACTACACGATAGTTGAGAGAATAGCCTCTCTCCTAGCTTTAATAGATGTTCCAGGTGAGCAGACGCTTGACGCAAGTGACTTAAAGTTCGTTCTCAACGCCTTTGGAAGCTTTGCCACAGTAGGCTATGCAAAGGCCGAGGCGAATAAGGTTAAAAACATCTCCAGGCTGATTTTGAAATCCTTTGAAAATGAAGGACTCTATCTTGAAGCCAACATAGAGTCGGCCCTTTATGGATTGGTTGCCATCCATGGCCCACCAGAGCTCCTAAAGGCAAAGGACATCTTTGAGGCTCTTGAATACCTCACAAGAAAGATAAAAGGCAAACAGATTTTCCGCGGCTTTTATCCAGATCCAAGAGAGAAGGAGATAGAAGTTGTGACACTTTTGAGCGGTATATACGAGAGCAAGAGCATAGAGGATATAGTGGTTACTGCCAAAAAATACGCCCATGCATTCATGAAAGCAAAAGAAGAAGCCGAAACAAAGAAAAAAGAACTTCTAACCGGATTACCGGACTTTGATGACATCTATCCGGGTGAGGTTGATGAAAGACTCGGTTGA
- a CDS encoding class III signal peptide-containing protein has product MKKGQISLEFLFIFVLFVVLLTFSVRNITFSSEQSSDMLRIQVSEEAKLFANTISNAISQVYAQGPGAKATEYFTFKYLNDDYFLTKAFSMEGTPQLLIGYKNGTYVVILDSDNPVVNLNEADTAKKNYFWSRSLYAVDLSNNASIYAPNNTIGDYAGVFVNATDLPSTLRIIVEWNPDKNETWVFNSTSEELKINLNLGG; this is encoded by the coding sequence ATGAAAAAAGGCCAAATTTCGCTTGAGTTTCTTTTTATCTTCGTGCTGTTTGTAGTACTTCTAACCTTCTCGGTTAGAAATATAACTTTCTCAAGTGAGCAGTCTTCAGATATGTTGAGAATTCAGGTTAGTGAGGAGGCAAAGCTGTTCGCGAACACCATTTCCAATGCAATTTCTCAAGTTTACGCCCAAGGGCCTGGCGCGAAGGCTACCGAGTACTTCACGTTCAAATATCTAAATGATGACTACTTCCTTACGAAGGCCTTCTCTATGGAGGGGACCCCGCAGCTTTTAATAGGGTATAAAAACGGAACTTATGTTGTGATTTTGGATAGTGATAATCCCGTTGTGAATTTAAACGAGGCAGACACAGCAAAGAAAAACTACTTCTGGAGCAGATCCCTCTATGCCGTTGATTTATCAAACAATGCTTCAATTTACGCTCCAAACAATACTATAGGAGACTATGCAGGGGTATTTGTGAACGCTACGGATTTGCCCTCGACATTGAGAATTATTGTTGAGTGGAATCCCGATAAGAACGAGACCTGGGTGTTTAACTCCACGAGTGAAGAGCTCAAGATAAACCTTAACCTCGGTGGTTAG